The following is a genomic window from Calliphora vicina chromosome 5, idCalVici1.1, whole genome shotgun sequence.
CGCTGTCGACACAAAGTCACGTAAAAAAATGGTATATGTGCcgatatcgataacaattggtaaCTATTGACATAATTGTATAGTTACCCATTGTTATCGATATCGGTGAAACTTATACTTCTTGCTGTCGACAACGACTAACAGAATAGGGGTAATTATGTCTAACGTAATCGGAAAAAGGTTTTTATGATAATGATGATTTTACACCTAAATTaacttaattaatatttttatttgttcgtATATACATAAATGCAAAACACATTTCAATGTAATATTatggttttaaataaattttccaattttcgtAGTCCGTATCTATAAttcttcttttttattataGGTTCCGGGATATTCCTTATTTTCTATTGTCACACCTTTGCATCGCTCTTGTTGTATTAAGAAATCTTTAGCATCCCATGCTTGAGAACCATCTTTGAACATGAAAATCGCACGATCGTCATCAACCATATAACGCTCGGCTTGTATGTGGTTATTCCATAGACTAGTCTGCCATAGCTTGGTAATAGTTTCAGCTTCTTCTCGAGTAGGTTTTCCATCAACGGACACGAAAGTCATAAGTGTTCGCCCCTTTTTGGAGACTTTAAGCAACTCTTCAGGATTAGCTGAATTCAATTTTGAGAGATCTATCTGAGGTTGAGGGCGCAAATGCTCTGGTAACTCATCAGGTTCTAATGGATCTTCATCCTCCTATTGAAAGCAATTTTGAGATTTATTTGATAATACATATGTTAATTTGTTACTGCTTTTACCTCCCATTGATCTAACAACCTTTCCAAATCGGCATCATTAAAGTCTCTTATATCTTTTTTGGCCCACTCGGGTTTGGTATCATCCTTA
Proteins encoded in this region:
- the boca gene encoding LDLR chaperone boca, which produces MNYIYFFLIAILSVTTAKKYKDDTKPEWAKKDIRDFNDADLERLLDQWEEDEDPLEPDELPEHLRPQPQIDLSKLNSANPEELLKVSKKGRTLMTFVSVDGKPTREEAETITKLWQTSLWNNHIQAERYMVDDDRAIFMFKDGSQAWDAKDFLIQQERCKGVTIENKEYPGTYNKKEEL